TCTGGAGGAGGTTGCCGGCGACGAGCGGCCAGGCGAGGCTAAAGAGTCGCGGGGTCACCGGCCCGGACGTCATGTCGACGCGGCTCTCCGACGGCACTGTCCACGCTCCGGACCGCCCGACCGTAAACGTGTCCGTCCCGCTCGGCCCGCGGGGGCCGACGCTTTCGACGCGCGTATCAGAACGTCCTTTGTCGTCCGGTCCCGAGCATCGATAATGGCTATCGGACAGGCGCTCGCGGCGGCCGCCGTCGGGGGGTACGGGTCGGGGGACCTCGGCGCGGTCGTCGCCCACGCGGGGACGACCCACGCCGGGACGCCCCACTGGCTCCTCGGCGCGGTCACGCTCCTCGGGATCGCCGCCGTGATCGCCGGCTGGCGCACGGTACGCGAGGGCGAGCGCAGCGACCGGTTCGGCGCGGGCCTGCTCTCGGCCGGCGCGATACTCGTCATCGCGGGGACGATCGGGCTCGTCGAGGTCCAGATCGCACCGGCAGCGACGCCGGACTGGACGCGGCTGTTCCCCGCGATAAACGCCGTTTCAGCCATCGTCGTCGCGCTGGGCAGTCTCGTCGTCGTCCGCTGGAAGTGGCCCGAGCGCCCCCGATACGTCGGCCTCGGGCTCCTGCTGGCGGCGTGGATCGCCTACCCGACGCTACTACCCCAGGAGGGGCTGACGAACCCGCTGGGCTATCTGCTGGCCGCGGCCGTGCCCGCCGCCGTCCTTTACGTCTTCTACCGCGACGCCGGCCCGTCGTTCCCGGGGGTACTCACCGCGCGGGTCCCCGGGGTCGTCGCGGTCGTCACCTTCGGGCTGTTCGGCGTCTTCTACCTCTTTTCGGCGGGGACGCTCTCGGTCAACCCCGACCTGACCGCCGACATGGTGGGCCAGGGCTTCGTCACCCCCTACCAGGTCGCCTCGCCGCTCGTGTACTGGCCGGCGCTGGAGTTTTACTTCCCGGCGATCCCCCTGTCGGGGTACGTCTCGCTGGGGTCGCTGTTGCTGGTGGCCATCCTCGGCGGGCTGGTCGCGAGTAACGCCGCGCTGGCCGCGCGACAGCTCACGACCGCCGGGAGCCTCGACTCCCCGCAGGCGATCGTCGGGACCATCACGACCGCCGGCGCGACCGCCTGCGGTTGCTGTGCCCCCGCGGTCTACGGCGCGGCCGGCGCCCTCTTCGGCGCGGCCGCCACGCCCGTCTACTGGGCCTTCATGGACCCCTCGTCGCCGGTCGGCGGGCTCTTCTTCGCCGCGAGCGTCCTCATCTTGACCGGGAGTGCGGTCCGCGCGAGTCACGAACCGGCCTGTCAGATCCCGTCGGTCGACCGGCCCAGCGGCGAGCCCAACGCCAGCGACTGAACCGAGGCGGGTTCGAGCCCCGAGGTCAGTCCGCCGGGGCGCTCGCGGTCGGAGCCGTGTCGGCTTCGGCGCCGGCCGGAAGCGTGACCGTAACGACGGTCCCGATCGGGTCCCTGTCGTCGAACGCGAGGCGTCCGCCAAGTCGAGTCACGCCCCAGTTGACTGCCCAGAGACCGAGTCCGCTGCCGTGTTCGAGCGGCGACTCCTCGCCGGACTCGATAGCCGCTCGCTCGTGGTCGGGGAGCCCGGCACCGTTGTCCGCCACGGAGATCCGAACGGCGCGCTCGTTGGGGACGGCGCGTGCACTCACGGTGACGACCGGCGTCGGCGCGTCGTTGTGCTCGACGGCGTTCTCGACGAGGTTGTCGAGGACCTGCGAGAGAAGCGTCTCGTCGGCGGCGACCGTGAGCGAGTCCGGGGCGTCGACCGAAAGCGTCGCCGTCGGGTCCGTCGCGCAGTAGCCGTCGACGACGCGCTCGGCGACGGGCCCGACGGCGAGCGACGGGTCAGTGTTTAGCGATCGTGCCATCATCTCCTCGACTTCGTGAGCGCGGTCGCCCAGATCGGCGAGGTCGTCGGCGGTGTCGAGGATCGACTCCGCCATGTCGGTGTGGTCGCCGTCGCGTTCTGCGATGATCGACGCCCGGCCGATGATCGTCGAGAGCTCGTTACGGAGGTTGTGCCGGACGACGCGGTTGAGCACGCTCAGCCGCTGACCGCGGACCCGCTCGCCGGTCACGTCACGCAACACGACGGCCTCGCCGGGAGAGCGACCGTACCGATCGGTCACCGCCGAGACGGTCGCCTCGAACCGTCGAGTCCGCCCGTCGACGTCGAGGGTCACCGCTCCCGGTTCGGCGAGGGTCGCGCGGTCGACGCCGACGACGGCGGCGAGACGAGCGCCGACCGGTTCGGAGCCGCCGCCGAACGTCTCGACCGCCGTCTCGTTGGCACGGACGACCCGTCCCCGGCGGTCGACGACGAACACCGGCTCGTCGAGTTCCGAGAGCACCGTCCGCGGTCCGAGCGTCCCCGCGGCAGGGGCTGCGTCGTCGAGGCCGCCCCGCGTCACCGCGAAGGCGGCGGCACCGGCGCTGAGAACGTATCCGACGGTGGTGAATCCCACGAGCGTCTCCGCGGGGACCGTCCCACTCATCCCCGGCGTGAGGAAGTGCCCGACCCAGGGCCACGCGGGGACAAAGGACAACGCGACGGCCAGGCGCCTGTCGAGGTGTTCGTACCGGGCGACCGTCACCGCCAGCAGCGCGATGCCCCCGAGCATCACCGCGCTCGCGAAGTAGAGGCCGGCCTGCTCGAAGGTCGTCGCCAGCGCGACGACGGCGGGGAAGCGCGGCGTCCCCGTGATGCCACCTCCGTTCATCGCCCCCGCGGTCGAGGGGGCCAGAATGGCCACCGTCCCGCCGGCGACGCCCAGGGCCACCGGCGTCGCGAACGCGACGCGACGGGCCCGGGAGGCCAGGTGCGGGAGACCGTAGTACTCGACGACGAACCACCCGAACGCGACCGGGATAGCGAGATAGGCGACGAGCCACACGACCGACAGTCCGGTCGGGTCCCCGGCCGCCAGCGAGTCGGCGACCGCCAGCGTCCCGACGACGCCGACGAGCGCAGCGAACGGCCGTAACGCTCGCGTCCCGTCGCTCCGGTACACCGAAGCCGCGGTGGCGAGCAGCGCGGTCCCCGCCGCGGCCATCGTCAGGCGCAACGCGTCCACGGCTATCACTCCGACCACCGCCCGTGGCCCCCTCGCGAGACCGGTCCCGCGAGCGGCCCGTCCGTTCGACGCATGGACGTGTCGACGCGGATCGGCCACATAGGCGTTGTTCAAATTCCG
This DNA window, taken from Halosimplex litoreum, encodes the following:
- a CDS encoding sensor histidine kinase — protein: MDALRLTMAAAGTALLATAASVYRSDGTRALRPFAALVGVVGTLAVADSLAAGDPTGLSVVWLVAYLAIPVAFGWFVVEYYGLPHLASRARRVAFATPVALGVAGGTVAILAPSTAGAMNGGGITGTPRFPAVVALATTFEQAGLYFASAVMLGGIALLAVTVARYEHLDRRLAVALSFVPAWPWVGHFLTPGMSGTVPAETLVGFTTVGYVLSAGAAAFAVTRGGLDDAAPAAGTLGPRTVLSELDEPVFVVDRRGRVVRANETAVETFGGGSEPVGARLAAVVGVDRATLAEPGAVTLDVDGRTRRFEATVSAVTDRYGRSPGEAVVLRDVTGERVRGQRLSVLNRVVRHNLRNELSTIIGRASIIAERDGDHTDMAESILDTADDLADLGDRAHEVEEMMARSLNTDPSLAVGPVAERVVDGYCATDPTATLSVDAPDSLTVAADETLLSQVLDNLVENAVEHNDAPTPVVTVSARAVPNERAVRISVADNGAGLPDHERAAIESGEESPLEHGSGLGLWAVNWGVTRLGGRLAFDDRDPIGTVVTVTLPAGAEADTAPTASAPAD